The Sedimentisphaera salicampi genome includes a region encoding these proteins:
- a CDS encoding right-handed parallel beta-helix repeat-containing protein, translated as MIRYTLILLMAASISLAADYYVNSSEGNDSNTGKTPEQAFRTLEKANSIKLKPGDKLLFKAGEKFTGHFKPQGCGEKGKKIYIGSYGEGDKPLLAAGGRFPEAVHLFNMEYVTLEGLEITNTGSKPEPGRRGLRIELKDFGEGNDIRISDLFIHDVNGSKYKKKKGGGSAIIWQNHGKEKKTRFNGLVIENCRLKDCVRNGINSRGYTNRNNWHPSLNVVVRDNLLEGIPGDGIVPLGCDGALIEGNVMRDCPRMLEKGDAAAGIWPWSSDNTVIQYNEVSDHKACWDGQGFDSDWNCRGTIIQYNYSHDNEGGFLLICCNGKAAKSSRINEGTIVRYNISINDGLRTEGHAAGFSPTFHITGPVTNTRIYNNLIYVPRKSSKEIDRTIVEMDNWGGPYPENTLFANNIFYVEGEADFVMAGSRKTRFLNNLYSGEFENRPEDSKAITEKPRFKGSIKDENGLWNPLGFQLAPDSPGVEAGMYISGSGEENYKGDKLDYPINVGPF; from the coding sequence ATGATTCGATACACACTCATCCTGCTTATGGCGGCATCAATAAGCCTTGCCGCAGACTACTATGTAAACAGCAGTGAAGGCAATGATTCAAACACGGGCAAAACCCCCGAACAGGCCTTCAGAACGCTTGAAAAGGCTAATTCCATAAAACTCAAGCCCGGCGATAAGCTGCTTTTCAAGGCTGGCGAGAAGTTTACAGGCCATTTCAAGCCTCAGGGCTGCGGCGAAAAGGGCAAAAAGATATATATCGGCAGCTACGGCGAAGGCGATAAACCCCTCCTGGCCGCCGGCGGGAGATTTCCCGAAGCCGTTCATCTTTTCAATATGGAATACGTTACGCTGGAAGGGCTCGAGATAACCAACACCGGCAGCAAGCCTGAACCGGGCAGAAGGGGGCTCCGGATAGAGCTCAAAGACTTCGGCGAGGGAAACGATATCCGAATCAGCGACCTGTTCATCCATGATGTAAACGGCAGCAAGTATAAGAAGAAAAAAGGCGGCGGATCTGCAATCATCTGGCAGAATCACGGCAAGGAAAAGAAAACCCGCTTCAACGGGCTTGTAATCGAAAACTGCCGTTTGAAAGACTGCGTCCGAAACGGCATAAACTCCCGCGGCTATACCAACCGGAATAACTGGCATCCGAGCCTGAATGTGGTGGTTCGTGATAATCTGCTTGAGGGCATCCCGGGCGATGGGATTGTGCCGCTGGGATGCGACGGAGCCCTTATCGAAGGAAACGTTATGCGGGACTGCCCGAGAATGCTGGAGAAGGGCGATGCGGCCGCGGGCATTTGGCCGTGGTCTTCGGATAACACGGTCATTCAGTACAACGAAGTATCCGATCACAAGGCCTGCTGGGACGGCCAAGGCTTCGATTCAGACTGGAACTGCCGCGGCACGATAATCCAGTACAACTACAGCCACGACAACGAAGGCGGCTTCCTGCTTATCTGCTGCAACGGCAAGGCAGCCAAATCCAGCAGGATCAACGAGGGCACAATAGTACGCTACAATATCAGCATAAACGACGGGCTGCGCACCGAAGGCCACGCCGCCGGCTTCTCGCCAACTTTCCACATCACCGGCCCAGTTACGAACACCAGAATATACAACAATCTGATTTACGTGCCCCGCAAGAGCTCCAAAGAGATAGACCGAACGATTGTGGAGATGGACAACTGGGGCGGGCCGTACCCTGAAAATACGCTCTTCGCCAACAATATTTTCTATGTGGAAGGCGAGGCAGATTTCGTTATGGCGGGCAGCAGGAAAACCAGATTCTTGAACAATCTGTATTCAGGCGAATTTGAAAACCGCCCTGAAGACAGCAAAGCGATAACCGAAAAGCCCCGATTCAAGGGCAGTATTAAAGATGAAAACGGGCTCTGGAATCCGCTGGGCTTCCAGCTCGCTCCCGATTCTCCGGGCGTTGAGGCTGGAATGTATATCAGCGGCAGCGGCGAGGAAAACTACAAGGGCGATAAGCTTGATTATCCGATAAACGTCGGGCCGTTTTAA
- the ligA gene encoding NAD-dependent DNA ligase LigA translates to MDLKAKAKDLREQIRRHDYLYYVLNSPEISDFRYDELFRQLREIESAHPELITPDSPTQRVSEAPSEGFERVRHLVPMLSIDNTYESAELRAFDSRVRKGLGSDNYSYTVELKIDGLAISLIYENGIFQRAATRGDGEQGDDVTANVKTIRSIPLKLDNPAAGRFEVRGEVFMSFSAFEKTNKLRDSQDKQRFANPRNAAAGSLKLLDSKEVSKRELSFFCYGLAGAENFSAKGHFAALNRLKEMGLPVNPEAAEAENIEQVIEIIQLWDEKRKTLNYPTDGMVIKVDSFEAQQKLGATGRSPRWCMAYKFSAEQKQTKIISVDVQVGKTGILTPVANLEPVELAGTTVRRASMHNFDEVERLDARVGDTALVEKAGEIIPQVVKVLKDHRPESSERFLPPEQCPVCGSKTAKDKNGVYLICTNPGCPARLKGRLVYFVGKGQMDIDTLGPAVIEQLIDKGLVKDFSDLYGISREDLTSLDKIGDKSAQNILASIEKSKEIPLWRFVKALGIRYVGGQNAEILAEQFGSLEAIMNASAEEMEAIDQIGPVAAASVKEYFADAENREVVNKLLARGVRPYVQQSEQEKPLAGKTFVVTGTLSQFTRDQVKEFISQNGGKVSSSVSSKTDYLLAGEKAGSKLKKAESLGVEIIDEQKLKEICS, encoded by the coding sequence ATGGACTTAAAAGCAAAAGCGAAAGATTTACGAGAGCAGATCCGCAGGCACGACTACCTCTACTACGTACTAAACAGCCCGGAGATATCGGATTTCCGCTACGACGAGCTTTTCAGGCAGCTCAGGGAGATAGAATCCGCCCATCCCGAGCTCATAACGCCCGATTCGCCCACGCAGAGGGTATCCGAGGCCCCGAGCGAGGGTTTCGAGCGGGTTCGGCATCTCGTTCCGATGCTCAGCATAGACAACACCTACGAAAGCGCAGAGCTCCGCGCATTCGACAGCCGCGTGCGCAAGGGGCTTGGCAGCGACAACTACTCCTACACCGTGGAGCTGAAGATCGACGGGCTTGCGATAAGCCTGATATACGAAAACGGAATCTTCCAGCGCGCTGCCACCCGCGGCGACGGCGAGCAGGGCGATGATGTAACCGCAAACGTAAAGACAATCCGCTCGATCCCGCTGAAGCTGGATAATCCCGCTGCGGGGAGGTTTGAGGTTCGGGGCGAGGTGTTTATGTCTTTCAGCGCGTTCGAGAAAACCAACAAGCTCCGAGACTCGCAGGACAAGCAGAGATTCGCAAACCCCCGCAACGCCGCCGCCGGCTCGCTGAAGCTGCTCGATTCGAAAGAGGTGTCTAAGCGGGAGCTTTCATTCTTCTGCTACGGGCTTGCCGGCGCGGAAAACTTCTCCGCTAAGGGGCACTTCGCTGCCCTGAACAGGCTCAAAGAGATGGGGCTTCCGGTGAATCCGGAGGCAGCAGAGGCCGAAAATATCGAGCAGGTTATCGAGATAATCCAGCTCTGGGACGAGAAACGCAAGACACTCAACTACCCCACAGACGGGATGGTGATCAAGGTTGACAGCTTCGAGGCTCAGCAGAAGCTCGGGGCAACGGGCAGAAGCCCCCGCTGGTGTATGGCGTATAAATTCAGCGCAGAGCAGAAGCAAACGAAAATTATCTCCGTTGATGTGCAGGTGGGCAAAACGGGCATCCTCACCCCAGTGGCAAATCTTGAGCCTGTGGAGCTTGCCGGTACAACAGTCCGCAGGGCATCGATGCACAATTTCGATGAGGTGGAAAGGCTGGATGCCAGAGTTGGCGATACTGCGCTAGTGGAGAAGGCCGGCGAGATTATCCCGCAGGTGGTGAAGGTGCTCAAAGACCATCGCCCCGAGAGCAGTGAGAGATTCCTGCCGCCGGAGCAGTGCCCTGTATGCGGAAGCAAAACCGCCAAAGACAAAAACGGCGTGTATCTGATATGCACCAATCCGGGCTGCCCTGCAAGGCTCAAGGGAAGGCTCGTTTATTTTGTGGGCAAGGGGCAGATGGATATCGACACGCTCGGCCCGGCAGTGATAGAGCAGCTTATAGATAAGGGGCTCGTGAAAGATTTTTCAGATTTGTACGGAATTTCTAGAGAAGATTTGACATCCTTAGATAAGATAGGCGATAAAAGCGCCCAAAACATACTCGCCTCGATTGAAAAGAGCAAAGAGATTCCGCTTTGGCGGTTTGTAAAGGCGCTCGGGATTAGGTATGTCGGCGGGCAGAACGCCGAGATACTCGCTGAGCAGTTTGGCTCGCTTGAGGCGATTATGAACGCCTCAGCGGAGGAAATGGAAGCGATAGACCAGATCGGCCCTGTTGCGGCGGCGAGCGTGAAGGAATATTTCGCAGATGCCGAAAACAGGGAAGTAGTGAATAAGCTGCTGGCTCGGGGCGTTAGGCCGTATGTACAGCAGAGCGAGCAGGAAAAGCCGCTTGCCGGGAAAACATTCGTGGTAACCGGAACGCTCTCGCAATTCACGAGGGATCAGGTGAAGGAATTTATCTCGCAGAATGGCGGGAAGGTTAGCTCCAGCGTGAGCTCGAAAACAGACTACCTCCTTGCGGGGGAAAAGGCCGGCTCGAAATTGAAGAAGGCCGAGAGCCTCGGGGTTGAGATTATAGATGAACAAAAGCTAAAAGAAATTTGCAGTTAA
- a CDS encoding heavy metal-binding domain-containing protein — protein MITFKCPTCSHKLKAKYSKIGQTISCPVCDEKIKIPILDKCPNCGEPIVLEGKKQNAFLSQNSIALINEFNEKNFSIMCQKCGTNPYYNTINKIRDKIKELYEAGRTLLNQVPIVSTHSPQNWDYNVLDIVTSQTVSGTGFISDIASSFTDFFGATSGTYNQKIKDSEKLCKQILRVNAVNLNANAIIAVDIDYSSVGKTTGMLMVCMTGTAVQLKNTKEVLEEYRANQLTELISSMEEIKRLENILKKESSRK, from the coding sequence GTGATTACGTTTAAGTGCCCAACTTGCAGTCATAAATTAAAAGCTAAATATTCAAAGATTGGTCAAACAATTAGTTGCCCCGTATGCGACGAAAAAATTAAAATACCAATTTTGGATAAATGCCCTAACTGTGGAGAACCTATTGTATTAGAAGGCAAAAAACAAAACGCATTTTTGAGTCAAAATTCAATTGCTTTAATTAATGAATTTAACGAAAAAAATTTTAGTATAATGTGTCAAAAATGTGGAACTAATCCATATTATAATACAATTAATAAAATTAGGGATAAAATTAAAGAACTTTATGAGGCTGGTAGGACCCTATTAAATCAAGTCCCTATAGTATCAACTCACTCTCCTCAAAATTGGGACTACAATGTATTAGATATAGTTACTTCACAGACAGTTTCAGGTACTGGTTTTATTTCCGACATAGCTTCTTCATTTACTGATTTCTTTGGGGCAACATCTGGAACGTATAACCAAAAAATAAAAGACAGCGAAAAACTCTGCAAACAGATACTCCGCGTAAATGCCGTTAATTTAAACGCCAATGCTATTATTGCTGTAGATATAGATTATTCTTCTGTGGGAAAAACGACAGGAATGCTAATGGTTTGTATGACAGGTACTGCTGTTCAACTAAAAAATACCAAGGAGGTATTAGAAGAATACAGGGCTAACCAATTAACTGAATTAATTTCTTCAATGGAAGAAATAAAAAGATTAGAAAATATACTAAAAAAAGAATCAAGTAGGAAGTAG